Proteins co-encoded in one Cupriavidus taiwanensis genomic window:
- a CDS encoding Bug family tripartite tricarboxylate transporter substrate binding protein has product MTKTLLGGMAALALCLGGAARAADNWPQKPITLIVPWAAGGSTDILARVLSEHLTHSLGQPVIVDNKPGASGNIGSAMVARAKPDGYTLLVGSMSTHAMNPALMPNMPFRGVEDFTPLGLLAYVTNTLVVHPSVPAQNVRELIAYAKANPGKLAYASAGPGSTNHLSAVLFEKMAGVQMLHVPYKGGAPAVVDTVAGQTQLLFSAGTQTLPHVKGGKLRLLAVTEGKRSPLLPNVPTVAETVPGYELAVWYGAFGPRGMPADLAARLNREINAVMSLPEVKSRMNAIGVETATSTPQQFGAILQRDADRYGKLIRELGIKGE; this is encoded by the coding sequence ATGACCAAGACCCTGCTGGGCGGCATGGCCGCGCTGGCGCTGTGCCTGGGCGGCGCCGCCCGCGCCGCCGACAACTGGCCGCAGAAGCCGATCACGCTGATCGTGCCGTGGGCCGCCGGCGGCTCGACCGATATCCTGGCGCGCGTGCTGTCCGAACACCTGACGCATTCGCTCGGCCAGCCGGTGATCGTCGACAACAAGCCGGGGGCCTCCGGCAATATCGGCTCGGCCATGGTGGCGCGCGCCAAGCCTGATGGCTACACGCTGCTGGTCGGCTCGATGAGCACCCACGCCATGAACCCGGCGCTGATGCCCAACATGCCGTTCCGCGGCGTGGAAGACTTCACGCCGCTGGGCCTGCTGGCCTACGTGACCAACACGCTGGTGGTGCATCCGTCGGTACCCGCGCAGAACGTCAGGGAACTGATCGCCTACGCCAAGGCCAACCCGGGCAAGCTGGCCTACGCCAGCGCCGGCCCGGGCTCCACCAACCACCTGAGCGCGGTGCTGTTCGAGAAGATGGCAGGCGTGCAGATGCTGCACGTGCCGTACAAGGGCGGCGCGCCCGCGGTGGTCGACACCGTGGCCGGCCAGACCCAGCTGCTGTTCTCGGCCGGCACCCAGACGCTGCCGCATGTGAAGGGCGGCAAGTTGCGCCTGCTCGCCGTCACCGAGGGCAAGCGCTCGCCGCTGTTGCCCAATGTGCCGACCGTCGCCGAAACCGTGCCCGGCTATGAACTGGCGGTCTGGTACGGCGCCTTCGGCCCGAGAGGGATGCCGGCGGACCTGGCCGCGCGCCTGAACCGCGAGATCAACGCGGTGATGTCGCTGCCCGAGGTCAAGTCCAGGATGAACGCGATCGGCGTCGAGACCGCGACCTCCACGCCGCAGCAGTTTGGCGCCATCCTGCAGCGCGATGCCGACCGCTACGGCAAGCTGATCCGGGAACTCGGCATCAAGGGGGAATGA
- a CDS encoding CopG family transcriptional regulator, which produces MNVGKGALMLVPRSKGGDTEKITINLGPVDLGQIDLLVEEGFYSNRTDLIRTAIRNQLAVHARAVNETVTRRALVLGLQHFSRQDLEAAQAANQLLDIHVLGLASIASDVSPELALATIQSVVVLGAFHASAAVKAALAGRIR; this is translated from the coding sequence ATGAACGTCGGAAAAGGCGCACTTATGCTGGTGCCCCGATCGAAAGGCGGCGACACCGAAAAAATCACGATCAATCTCGGCCCTGTGGACCTGGGCCAGATCGATCTCCTGGTGGAAGAGGGTTTTTATTCGAATCGCACGGATCTGATTCGTACGGCCATTCGCAATCAACTGGCAGTGCATGCGCGGGCGGTCAATGAGACCGTGACCCGTCGCGCGCTCGTGCTTGGGCTGCAGCACTTTTCCAGGCAGGATCTGGAGGCCGCGCAGGCGGCCAACCAGCTTCTCGATATCCATGTGCTGGGTCTTGCCAGCATTGCATCCGACGTCAGTCCAGAGCTCGCTCTTGCCACGATTCAGTCAGTCGTGGTGCTGGGCGCCTTCCACGCCTCCGCCGCCGTCAAGGCCGCTCTGGCCGGGCGCATCAGGTAA
- a CDS encoding SDR family NAD(P)-dependent oxidoreductase, producing the protein MPNARRGTGRKARVFITGSSDGLGHAAARTLLADGHQVVVHVRSQARLPAVKALVDRGAIATIGDLSEVAQIRDLARQVNAIGRMDAVIHNAAVISGGQLLVINVVAPYLLTALVQRPRRLIYLSSSMHRGARATLAGMDWSGRTATGGYSESKLFITTLAAAVARLWPDVISNAVDPGWVPTKMGGPDAPDDLRLGHLTQEWLATSDEPAALASGGYWYHQQRQRPHPAVNDIRFQDSLLAELARATGTRLG; encoded by the coding sequence ATGCCAAACGCCCGACGTGGCACCGGCCGCAAGGCCCGCGTGTTCATCACCGGCTCATCGGACGGACTGGGCCATGCCGCGGCCCGGACGCTGCTTGCCGACGGCCACCAGGTGGTCGTGCACGTCCGCTCGCAGGCCCGCCTGCCCGCCGTGAAAGCACTGGTGGACCGGGGGGCCATCGCCACCATCGGCGACCTGTCGGAGGTGGCGCAGATCCGCGATCTCGCCCGCCAGGTCAATGCGATTGGCAGGATGGACGCTGTCATCCACAACGCCGCCGTCATCTCCGGTGGGCAACTGCTGGTAATCAACGTCGTGGCACCGTACCTGCTCACGGCCCTGGTCCAGCGTCCCCGGCGCCTGATCTACCTGAGCAGCAGCATGCACCGGGGCGCACGCGCCACGCTTGCCGGGATGGACTGGTCGGGCCGCACGGCCACGGGCGGCTACTCGGAGAGCAAGCTCTTCATCACTACCCTCGCCGCGGCCGTTGCGCGGCTGTGGCCCGACGTGATCAGCAACGCCGTCGACCCGGGGTGGGTGCCGACGAAGATGGGTGGCCCGGACGCGCCGGACGACCTGCGGCTGGGGCACCTGACGCAGGAGTGGCTCGCTACCAGTGATGAGCCGGCGGCGCTGGCGAGCGGCGGCTACTGGTACCACCAGCAGCGCCAGAGGCCGCATCCCGCCGTCAACGACATCCGCTTCCAGGACTCGTTGCTGGCCGAACTGGCGCGCGCCACCGGTACCAGGCTGGGGTGA
- a CDS encoding NAD(P)/FAD-dependent oxidoreductase, protein MSQPLRLIETSSPLPAHADAVVIGGGIIGIFTAYYLARRGLSVTVVEKGRIGAEQSSRNWGWCRQQNRDARELPMATRSLELWERFAEDSGEDTGFRRCGLLYLSNDEDEIARWAKWRDFARTAGVTTHMLSGREAAERGWATGRAWKGGVFSPSDGTADPAKAAPSVAAALIKLGGVVQQNCAARGIELQGGRVSGVVTEAGSIKTRIAVFAGGAWASSFCRQLGIRFPQATVRQSIVRVSGVPEHLPDALHTARVSITRRSDGSYNLAISGRGRVDPTAQLLRFAPQFLPMFAKRWRNVFPGGLEGIRGGHETLARWRLDAPTPMERMRILDPKPDAAAVKQTYDRAVELMPALGQAGIANAWAGFVDSTPDGVPGIGEVPEIPGFILAAGFSGHGFGIGPGAGHLIADLVTGDEPIFDPAPYNPARFRQSAWGKVADF, encoded by the coding sequence ATGTCCCAACCCTTGCGTCTCATCGAGACCTCCTCTCCCCTGCCCGCCCATGCCGACGCTGTGGTGATCGGCGGCGGCATCATCGGCATCTTTACTGCCTACTATCTCGCCCGGCGCGGCCTGTCGGTTACCGTCGTCGAAAAAGGCCGCATCGGCGCCGAGCAGTCGAGCCGAAACTGGGGCTGGTGCCGTCAACAGAACCGCGATGCGCGTGAGTTGCCGATGGCCACCCGAAGCCTTGAACTGTGGGAACGGTTTGCCGAAGACTCTGGCGAAGACACGGGTTTCCGCCGGTGTGGCCTGCTGTACCTCAGCAACGACGAAGATGAAATCGCACGCTGGGCCAAATGGCGCGATTTCGCCAGAACGGCCGGCGTGACAACCCACATGTTGAGCGGTCGCGAGGCCGCCGAACGGGGCTGGGCGACCGGCCGCGCGTGGAAGGGCGGCGTGTTCTCGCCCAGCGATGGCACGGCCGATCCAGCCAAGGCAGCGCCGTCGGTCGCTGCTGCGCTCATCAAGCTCGGCGGTGTCGTGCAGCAGAATTGCGCTGCGCGAGGCATCGAGCTCCAGGGCGGCCGAGTCAGTGGTGTTGTCACGGAAGCCGGAAGCATCAAGACCCGCATCGCGGTGTTCGCTGGCGGCGCCTGGGCATCCTCGTTCTGTCGCCAGTTGGGCATCCGCTTTCCCCAAGCCACCGTTCGCCAGTCCATCGTGCGCGTGTCTGGCGTGCCTGAGCACCTCCCTGACGCCCTGCACACTGCGCGCGTGTCCATCACCCGCCGCAGCGATGGCAGCTATAACCTGGCTATCAGTGGCCGCGGACGCGTGGACCCGACGGCGCAGCTGCTACGCTTTGCACCGCAGTTTCTTCCGATGTTCGCCAAGCGCTGGCGCAATGTGTTTCCGGGCGGATTGGAAGGAATCCGTGGCGGCCATGAAACGCTCGCGCGGTGGCGCCTGGATGCGCCCACACCCATGGAACGGATGCGCATCCTCGATCCGAAGCCGGATGCGGCGGCTGTCAAGCAAACCTATGACCGCGCCGTCGAACTGATGCCGGCACTGGGCCAGGCCGGCATCGCCAATGCCTGGGCTGGCTTTGTGGACAGCACGCCGGATGGCGTCCCCGGGATTGGTGAGGTGCCGGAGATCCCCGGATTCATCCTCGCCGCGGGCTTCTCCGGTCACGGGTTCGGTATCGGCCCAGGCGCGGGTCATCTGATCGCCGACCTGGTGACCGGTGACGAGCCGATCTTCGATCCGGCGCCGTACAACCCGGCGCGCTTCAGGCAGTCGGCCTGGGGCAAAGTGGCCGATTTCTAG
- a CDS encoding HAD family hydrolase, producing the protein MSIELLIVSADHVLFQTKAQHAAGLAAATQGRPEAAPVSAIGEDFCTAYQEAFVQASAVAKPCVRRQAEQLMREAEQAGARLAIVTMMSSRMLSALLDCYDQPTGTDRFTVTATADSLGHGRGHADLLRLVLHAVDLPADRALFIGANASEAHAAAALGMPVMQLRDGMASRQDEGPSILSDVPTASWPSFEDVEMHFTQGALARPSRYTSPGTLAAPA; encoded by the coding sequence ATGTCGATCGAATTGCTGATTGTTTCCGCCGACCATGTACTGTTCCAGACGAAAGCGCAACACGCCGCCGGCCTGGCCGCCGCCACCCAGGGCCGGCCGGAAGCGGCTCCTGTCAGCGCAATTGGCGAAGACTTCTGCACGGCATATCAGGAGGCATTCGTCCAGGCAAGCGCGGTGGCGAAACCATGTGTGCGCCGACAAGCCGAACAGCTGATGCGCGAAGCCGAGCAAGCCGGCGCCAGGCTCGCCATCGTGACCATGATGTCGTCGCGCATGCTGAGCGCCCTGCTTGACTGTTATGACCAGCCGACCGGTACCGATCGCTTTACCGTGACGGCCACGGCGGATTCGCTTGGCCACGGCCGCGGCCACGCAGACCTGCTGCGGCTCGTGCTCCATGCCGTCGACCTTCCTGCCGACCGCGCGCTGTTCATCGGTGCAAATGCCAGTGAAGCGCATGCCGCGGCTGCGCTTGGCATGCCGGTCATGCAGCTGCGAGACGGCATGGCATCGCGCCAGGACGAGGGCCCAAGCATCCTTTCCGACGTGCCCACCGCATCGTGGCCATCGTTCGAGGACGTCGAGATGCACTTCACGCAAGGCGCGCTGGCCCGGCCGTCGCGCTACACGTCCCCAGGGACATTGGCCGCCCCGGCATGA
- a CDS encoding NAD(P)/FAD-dependent oxidoreductase yields the protein MKTIVIAGGGTAGLQLAARLGKQLGKRGLANIVLVDRYRTHLWKPLLHEVAAGKLEPYIHHTSFALQARRYGFRFVQGEFTSLDRDNRTLTITTAGSDGATHATALAYDTLVLAIGGTTQYFGVPGAREHALALDTVPGAEYARTQIVEALRRVSSQARAAERPARASFAIVGAGATGVQLAAQVRQMSRVLSQYGIHSLDPDRGTEVLLVEASGNILPGMDRRLADRTTAELQAQGIQILLNTRVTEVRPDCLHIAGAAPVAADVTIWTAGVTVSPVLSNIGLQVTRNGRVRVGDRLQTLEDEHIYALGDCASFRPAGEQAELPTRAQVAHQQAIYLARALPRALAGKPVAGFTFRDRGSVISLADDMALCHLLAPGASDGWQVQGALAKLVHGVIYRRHVLAIQGFARAAAITLSQRLERLLGVGYRLD from the coding sequence ATGAAGACGATCGTCATTGCCGGCGGCGGAACCGCTGGCCTTCAACTGGCGGCCCGGCTGGGAAAGCAACTGGGCAAGCGCGGACTGGCGAATATTGTCCTGGTGGACCGCTACAGGACACATCTGTGGAAGCCCCTGCTGCACGAAGTCGCCGCAGGAAAGCTCGAACCGTACATCCATCACACGTCGTTCGCGCTCCAGGCGCGCCGCTACGGCTTTCGTTTCGTGCAGGGCGAGTTCACCTCACTGGATCGCGACAACCGCACACTGACGATCACGACGGCCGGAAGCGATGGTGCCACGCACGCGACGGCGCTGGCCTATGACACATTGGTGCTGGCGATCGGCGGCACCACCCAGTACTTTGGTGTCCCGGGGGCGAGGGAGCACGCCCTGGCGCTGGATACCGTACCAGGCGCCGAGTATGCGCGGACCCAGATCGTGGAGGCGCTGCGCCGCGTGTCGTCGCAAGCGAGAGCCGCCGAGCGTCCCGCGCGGGCCAGCTTCGCCATTGTCGGCGCGGGCGCGACCGGGGTGCAACTGGCCGCCCAGGTGCGGCAGATGTCGCGCGTACTGAGCCAGTACGGCATTCATTCGCTCGATCCTGACCGCGGCACCGAAGTACTCCTCGTCGAAGCTTCCGGCAACATTCTCCCGGGCATGGATCGTCGCCTCGCCGACAGGACGACAGCAGAGTTGCAGGCGCAGGGCATCCAGATCCTTCTGAACACGCGCGTCACCGAGGTCCGTCCCGACTGCCTGCATATTGCAGGCGCGGCCCCCGTTGCCGCGGACGTGACAATATGGACGGCCGGCGTCACCGTATCGCCGGTGTTGTCGAACATCGGCCTGCAGGTGACCCGCAACGGGCGCGTTCGGGTGGGAGACAGGCTCCAGACCCTGGAGGACGAACATATTTATGCCTTGGGCGATTGCGCGAGCTTCCGTCCGGCCGGGGAACAAGCAGAGCTTCCCACGCGTGCGCAGGTCGCGCATCAGCAGGCCATTTACCTGGCCCGAGCCTTGCCACGTGCGCTCGCTGGCAAACCCGTAGCCGGGTTCACGTTTCGAGATCGGGGCTCTGTCATCTCGCTGGCTGACGACATGGCGTTGTGCCATCTGCTCGCGCCCGGCGCCAGTGATGGATGGCAGGTACAGGGCGCGTTGGCGAAACTGGTGCACGGCGTCATCTATCGACGTCACGTGCTGGCGATCCAGGGCTTTGCGCGCGCCGCCGCGATAACACTGTCCCAGCGTCTGGAGCGGTTGCTGGGCGTCGGTTATCGCCTGGATTGA
- a CDS encoding GAF domain-containing protein, with the protein MRLLRTTSLVAASNALCDQLQQAREPATAFDAIGAATLQAIGPGLLTINAWHAGPAQIERLWSSDRSAYPVGGRKSKGDSAWRRQLLERGEVFVGEGDAALAAVFDDVQVIRGLGCTAVVNVPLCYQSRVIGTFNYLADRSAWSPAELAALRVLAALATPAVHALLAARG; encoded by the coding sequence ATGCGCCTGCTCCGCACCACCTCGCTGGTGGCGGCGTCCAATGCACTGTGCGACCAGCTGCAGCAGGCGCGCGAGCCGGCCACGGCGTTCGATGCCATCGGCGCCGCCACCCTGCAGGCCATCGGGCCGGGCCTGCTGACCATCAATGCCTGGCACGCCGGCCCGGCACAGATCGAACGCCTGTGGTCATCCGATCGGTCCGCGTACCCAGTCGGCGGACGCAAGTCCAAGGGCGACAGCGCATGGCGGCGCCAGCTGCTCGAGCGCGGCGAGGTCTTTGTCGGCGAGGGCGATGCCGCGCTGGCGGCGGTGTTCGATGACGTGCAGGTCATTCGCGGGCTCGGCTGCACCGCGGTGGTCAACGTGCCGCTGTGCTACCAGTCGCGGGTGATCGGGACCTTCAACTATCTGGCGGATCGATCCGCATGGTCGCCGGCGGAACTGGCAGCGTTGCGTGTGCTGGCGGCGCTGGCCACGCCTGCCGTACACGCGTTGCTGGCGGCGCGAGGCTGA
- a CDS encoding extracellular catalytic domain type 1 short-chain-length polyhydroxyalkanoate depolymerase: protein MKMNDAFLASMREAMELLRTAGPLEATEAIQRALRTSSPWGSKEGSPAPAQVVEALLPADGSLFRNDVPLAKTPFASSLPGQARKAPSPSDVEARGHFSLKTFANHAGQRAYKLYVPSSYRNEPVPLIVMLHGCTQDADDFAAGTRMNALAELHGFLVLYPIQPTEANPSRCWNWFRPGDQQSGRGEPSLIAGITREVMASHNVDADRVYIAGLSAGGAMAAVMIHRYPALYAAAGIHSGLPQGCAHDLPSALAAMKGGKLKGASRVDAQASMAQPKRPVIVFHGDTDHTVHPSNGSRMIAPFEVGEALKRTERSSDGGGHAYTRQFVTAANGVDAEYWLIHGAPHAWAGGSSRGSFTDAKGPDASAEMVRFFLAHPQHR, encoded by the coding sequence ATGAAAATGAACGACGCGTTCCTCGCCTCCATGCGCGAGGCCATGGAGCTCTTGCGCACCGCCGGCCCGCTGGAGGCAACGGAGGCGATCCAGCGAGCCCTCCGGACCAGCTCGCCTTGGGGCAGTAAAGAGGGGAGCCCTGCACCGGCGCAAGTTGTCGAAGCGTTGCTGCCAGCGGACGGCTCACTGTTCAGGAACGACGTGCCGCTCGCAAAGACGCCTTTTGCCTCTTCCCTACCCGGCCAGGCGCGGAAGGCTCCTTCGCCATCCGATGTGGAGGCCCGCGGCCATTTCAGCCTGAAGACCTTCGCCAACCACGCGGGCCAGCGCGCCTACAAGCTCTACGTGCCCTCCAGTTACCGGAACGAGCCGGTGCCGCTCATCGTGATGCTGCACGGTTGCACCCAAGACGCGGATGATTTTGCGGCGGGTACCCGCATGAACGCGCTCGCCGAGCTACATGGATTCTTGGTCCTCTACCCGATCCAGCCGACCGAGGCGAACCCTTCCAGGTGCTGGAACTGGTTCCGGCCTGGCGACCAGCAAAGCGGGCGTGGCGAGCCTTCGCTGATTGCTGGCATCACCCGCGAGGTCATGGCCTCCCACAATGTCGATGCAGATCGCGTGTATATCGCGGGCCTGTCCGCTGGCGGCGCCATGGCGGCGGTGATGATCCATCGCTATCCCGCACTGTATGCCGCCGCGGGGATTCACTCCGGCCTGCCGCAGGGCTGTGCGCATGACCTGCCCTCCGCGCTAGCGGCAATGAAAGGTGGCAAGCTCAAGGGCGCATCGCGCGTCGACGCCCAAGCGTCCATGGCCCAGCCGAAACGGCCAGTTATCGTGTTTCACGGCGATACGGACCACACCGTGCATCCTTCCAACGGTAGTCGCATGATCGCGCCTTTCGAGGTCGGCGAGGCGCTAAAGCGAACTGAACGAAGCAGCGACGGGGGTGGACACGCATATACCCGCCAGTTCGTGACGGCGGCAAACGGCGTCGATGCCGAATACTGGCTCATCCACGGCGCACCCCATGCCTGGGCAGGAGGCAGCAGCCGCGGCTCGTTCACCGATGCCAAGGGACCGGATGCCAGTGCCGAAATGGTGCGATTCTTCCTAGCACATCCGCAGCATCGCTAG
- a CDS encoding DUF1484 family protein, with amino-acid sequence MQAKTHPQHETIFVGIPAETLESLDRVQAGLGSVLSLLEVESERSEGCHGVRCLLAMIKMPVDQISEALCPEAESL; translated from the coding sequence ATGCAAGCGAAAACCCATCCGCAGCACGAAACCATCTTCGTCGGCATTCCGGCGGAAACCCTGGAATCGCTCGACCGGGTCCAGGCCGGCCTGGGTAGCGTCCTGTCGCTGCTGGAAGTGGAAAGCGAACGGTCCGAGGGCTGCCACGGCGTTCGTTGCCTGCTGGCGATGATCAAAATGCCGGTGGACCAGATTTCGGAGGCGTTGTGCCCTGAAGCTGAGTCGTTATGA
- a CDS encoding MFS transporter, with translation MLTQLFLNACVAGMRMTMSLRLAQGEEAVGCLIALFALSQVFLALPAGRYCERHGLEGPILRAVALAVFGCALAAAWPVFPVLCVSAVLTGGAGGVAIIAVQRHTPRIVSGPDALKNAFSWLAIGLALSNVLGPFLAGVVIDSLGFHAAFLAMATLPLLACLAVRGVGGHVSVSPEAASRPGSIWNLWRDPGLRRLLIVTWLLASCWDVHTFMVPLLGHEHGLSAAAIGSILGAFGIGAAAVRLLTPLVMRHLREWVVLVGAMTATAILFGIYPLMYAPLAMGTCSALLGFCLGSVQPMVMSLLHRLAPEHRYGEAVALRVIVVNVSSVGIPMLSGVAGSLIGTAGVFWAAGVMVAAGTRITMGLRRH, from the coding sequence ATGCTCACTCAGCTATTCCTCAACGCGTGCGTCGCGGGCATGCGGATGACCATGTCGCTGCGCTTGGCGCAAGGCGAGGAGGCCGTGGGATGCCTGATCGCGCTATTCGCCCTCTCCCAGGTGTTCCTCGCACTGCCAGCGGGTCGGTACTGCGAGCGACATGGGCTCGAGGGACCGATCCTGCGAGCTGTAGCGCTAGCCGTCTTCGGCTGCGCCCTTGCGGCTGCATGGCCGGTATTCCCGGTGCTGTGCGTGAGCGCAGTGCTCACAGGCGGTGCAGGCGGTGTCGCCATCATTGCAGTTCAGCGCCACACTCCGCGTATCGTCAGCGGCCCCGACGCGCTCAAGAATGCGTTTTCCTGGCTGGCGATCGGTCTGGCCCTGTCCAATGTCCTGGGGCCGTTCCTGGCCGGTGTCGTGATCGATAGCTTGGGGTTTCACGCCGCCTTCCTGGCGATGGCGACACTGCCGCTGCTGGCTTGCCTGGCGGTTCGAGGCGTGGGCGGTCACGTGTCCGTATCCCCGGAGGCGGCCAGTCGCCCGGGCAGTATCTGGAACCTCTGGCGCGATCCCGGCCTGCGACGGCTCCTTATCGTCACGTGGTTGCTGGCATCGTGCTGGGATGTGCACACTTTTATGGTTCCATTGCTCGGGCACGAGCATGGCCTGTCAGCTGCAGCGATCGGCAGCATCCTGGGTGCCTTTGGCATCGGCGCCGCAGCGGTACGACTACTGACACCGCTGGTGATGAGACATCTGCGCGAATGGGTCGTACTAGTTGGGGCAATGACTGCCACCGCCATCCTGTTCGGGATATACCCATTAATGTATGCACCGTTGGCCATGGGTACGTGCTCCGCACTGCTCGGTTTCTGCCTTGGAAGCGTGCAGCCGATGGTCATGAGCCTCCTGCACCGGTTGGCGCCTGAGCACCGCTATGGGGAAGCTGTCGCGCTGCGGGTGATCGTGGTCAACGTGTCGAGCGTCGGTATCCCCATGCTCTCCGGCGTAGCCGGTTCCTTGATCGGCACTGCGGGCGTGTTCTGGGCCGCAGGCGTAATGGTGGCTGCCGGCACCAGGATAACAATGGGTCTAAGGAGGCATTGA
- a CDS encoding gamma-glutamyltransferase family protein — MFTTRPEIVGTFGVAASTHWLATQTAMGVLERGGNAFDAAVAAGFVLQVVEPHLNGPGGEVPILYWSERERAMRSVCGQGPAPALADPAALRAMGLDLVPGIGLLPAAVPGAFGAWLTMLREHGSWTLAEVLAPAIGYARDGFPLVPRIARAILAVQALFRDEWHSSAQTWLPDGKVPRPGSLHTLPVLAATYTRIVEEAQRRSDTRTGQIDAALDCWYRGFVAQEVDAYCRHTPVRDTTGDKHAGLLRRDDMASWTPEVEAPATLDFGRYTVAKCGIWSQGPVFLQQLGMLRHAGLEQYAPDSPEFVHRIAEAAKLAMADRLAWYGDPRFAASPLAGLLDDAYLAARARRIGAQAALSLEPGTINGIAPRLPDLAAATRTLQRADVRFGVGEPTFAELPPVAEWAEQEIFVGDTCHIDVIDRHGNMVAATPSGGWLSSSPTIPALGFALNTRLQMTWLEPGLPNTLAPGKRPCTTLSPSLALRDGEPYMVFGTPGGDQQDQWSLAFFLRHAVHGMNLQEAIDAPAWHVDHFPASFWPRQTVLNRISLESRFPESTLAALRERGHDVHVGEPWSEGRMSACSRQFDARGRLVLRAGANPRGMQGYAAGR, encoded by the coding sequence ATGTTCACCACCCGTCCCGAGATTGTTGGCACCTTCGGCGTTGCGGCGTCGACCCACTGGCTGGCCACGCAGACCGCCATGGGCGTGCTGGAGCGCGGCGGCAACGCCTTCGATGCCGCGGTCGCCGCGGGCTTCGTGCTGCAGGTGGTCGAGCCGCACCTGAACGGCCCCGGCGGCGAAGTGCCGATCCTGTACTGGAGCGAGCGCGAGCGCGCCATGCGCTCGGTGTGCGGGCAGGGCCCGGCGCCGGCGCTGGCCGATCCCGCCGCGCTGCGCGCCATGGGCCTGGACCTGGTGCCCGGCATCGGCCTGCTGCCGGCCGCCGTGCCCGGCGCCTTCGGCGCATGGCTGACGATGCTGCGCGAGCATGGCAGCTGGACGCTCGCCGAGGTGCTGGCGCCCGCCATCGGCTATGCGCGCGACGGCTTTCCGCTGGTGCCGCGCATCGCGCGCGCGATCCTGGCGGTGCAGGCACTGTTCCGCGACGAATGGCACAGCTCGGCCCAGACCTGGCTGCCCGACGGCAAGGTGCCGCGCCCCGGCAGCCTGCACACGCTGCCGGTGCTGGCGGCCACCTATACGCGCATCGTCGAAGAAGCGCAGCGCCGCAGCGATACCCGCACCGGGCAGATCGATGCGGCGCTGGACTGCTGGTACCGCGGCTTCGTGGCGCAGGAAGTCGACGCGTATTGCCGCCATACGCCCGTGCGCGACACCACCGGCGACAAGCACGCCGGCCTGCTGCGCCGTGACGACATGGCAAGCTGGACGCCCGAGGTCGAGGCGCCCGCGACCCTGGACTTTGGCCGCTATACCGTGGCCAAGTGCGGCATCTGGAGCCAGGGGCCGGTGTTCCTGCAGCAGCTCGGCATGCTGCGCCATGCCGGCCTCGAGCAATATGCGCCGGATTCGCCCGAGTTCGTGCACCGCATTGCCGAGGCCGCCAAGCTGGCCATGGCCGACCGGCTGGCGTGGTACGGCGATCCGCGCTTCGCCGCAAGCCCGCTGGCGGGTTTGCTGGACGATGCCTACCTGGCCGCGCGCGCGCGGCGCATCGGCGCGCAGGCGGCGCTGTCGCTCGAGCCCGGCACGATCAACGGCATCGCGCCGCGCCTGCCCGACCTGGCCGCGGCCACGCGCACGCTGCAGCGCGCCGACGTGCGCTTCGGCGTGGGCGAGCCCACTTTTGCCGAACTGCCGCCGGTGGCCGAATGGGCCGAACAGGAGATCTTTGTCGGCGATACCTGCCATATCGACGTGATCGACCGCCACGGCAACATGGTCGCGGCGACGCCGTCGGGCGGATGGCTGTCGTCGAGCCCGACCATCCCGGCGCTCGGCTTCGCCCTCAATACCCGCCTGCAGATGACATGGCTGGAACCCGGCCTGCCCAATACCCTGGCGCCAGGCAAGCGGCCCTGCACCACGCTGTCGCCATCGCTGGCGCTGCGCGACGGCGAACCCTACATGGTGTTCGGCACGCCCGGCGGTGACCAGCAGGACCAGTGGTCGCTGGCGTTCTTCCTGCGCCATGCCGTGCATGGCATGAACCTGCAGGAGGCGATCGACGCGCCGGCCTGGCACGTCGACCACTTCCCGGCTTCGTTCTGGCCGCGCCAGACCGTGCTCAACCGCATCAGCCTCGAATCGCGCTTCCCCGAAAGCACGCTCGCCGCGCTGCGCGAGCGCGGCCACGACGTGCACGTGGGCGAGCCGTGGTCCGAGGGCCGCATGTCGGCGTGCTCGCGCCAGTTCGACGCCCGCGGCCGGCTGGTGCTGCGCGCCGGGGCCAATCCGCGCGGCATGCAGGGCTATGCCGCCGGACGCTGA